A genomic window from Chloroflexota bacterium includes:
- a CDS encoding cell wall-active antibiotics response protein translates to MRTGRVFGALVLIGLGVLLLLGNLNIFIFRWDMLGPLFLILIGVWLVSRAFVPGWGHSSGDVFAGIGEYRPDLSGKEIRREKFSYGIGDSRVDLTRATFLDGENVVEASQGIGELRVTVPRDLALRVRASAGMGEARLFDEQDAGIDPHVEFQSQDYATATRKLNLTAHVGLGAVRVTRA, encoded by the coding sequence GTGAGAACGGGACGCGTTTTTGGCGCATTGGTCTTGATCGGACTTGGTGTACTCTTGTTGTTGGGCAACCTCAACATTTTTATTTTTCGTTGGGACATGTTGGGTCCGCTGTTTCTGATTTTGATCGGCGTGTGGCTCGTTTCGCGCGCGTTCGTGCCGGGTTGGGGACACAGCAGCGGCGACGTTTTCGCCGGTATCGGCGAATATCGTCCTGATTTGAGCGGTAAGGAAATACGCCGCGAAAAATTTTCGTACGGCATCGGTGACTCGCGGGTGGATCTCACGCGCGCTACATTCCTTGATGGCGAGAACGTGGTCGAGGCGTCGCAAGGCATCGGCGAGTTGCGTGTGACTGTGCCGCGCGATCTCGCGCTGCGCGTGCGCGCGAGCGCCGGGATGGGCGAGGCGCGTTTGTTCGACGAACAGGACGCCGGGATTGACCCGCATGTCGAATTTCAATCCCAGGATTACGCGACGGCGACGCGCAAGTTGAATTTGACCGCGCACGTGGGACTGGGCGCGGTGCGCGTGACGCGCGCGTGA
- a CDS encoding enoyl-CoA hydratase/isomerase family protein has product MPFENVIAATEDAVGLIQLNRPKVLNALNGALMTELVSALEQFDADDAVRCCVIFGSARAFSAGADISAMKDASPVEMLKHDWIATWDRVRKITKPMIAAVSGYCLGGGCELAMSCDIILASESAQFAQPEINIGVIPGAGGTQRLPRAIGKSRAMELILTGKTMDAREAERRGLVSRVVSVETYLDEAKSLARDIASKPPLAVRLAKESVNKVYEMSLGEGLEYERRSFYLLFATEDQREGMDAFLNKRKPEWRGK; this is encoded by the coding sequence ATGCCATTCGAAAATGTGATCGCCGCGACTGAAGATGCGGTGGGCTTGATTCAACTTAATCGCCCCAAAGTGTTGAACGCGTTGAACGGCGCATTGATGACGGAGCTCGTGAGCGCGTTGGAGCAATTCGACGCGGACGATGCGGTGCGGTGTTGCGTGATTTTCGGTAGTGCGCGCGCGTTCAGCGCCGGCGCGGATATTAGCGCGATGAAGGACGCGTCGCCGGTCGAAATGCTCAAGCACGATTGGATCGCGACCTGGGATCGCGTTCGCAAAATTACCAAGCCGATGATCGCGGCGGTAAGCGGGTATTGTCTGGGCGGTGGCTGTGAACTCGCGATGTCGTGCGACATCATTCTCGCGTCCGAGTCCGCGCAATTCGCACAACCGGAAATCAACATTGGCGTGATTCCTGGCGCGGGCGGCACGCAACGATTGCCGCGCGCCATTGGTAAATCGCGCGCGATGGAGTTGATCCTCACCGGCAAGACGATGGACGCGCGCGAGGCCGAGCGACGCGGACTCGTGTCGCGCGTCGTGTCGGTCGAAACGTATTTGGATGAAGCCAAGTCGCTCGCGCGCGACATTGCGTCCAAGCCGCCGCTCGCCGTGCGCCTCGCGAAAGAGTCGGTCAACAAAGTGTACGAAATGTCGTTGGGCGAAGGATTGGAATATGAGCGTCGTTCATTCTACTTGTTGTTCGCGACCGAAGACCAACGTGAAGGGATGGACGCGTTTCTCAATAAACGGAAACCGGAGTGGAGAGGCAAGTGA